In Chitinophaga sp. HK235, a single window of DNA contains:
- the creD gene encoding cell envelope integrity protein CreD yields MEIPTNNDTPSFFARYAYALKALFIVIMVLVLLIPAGMIQNLIFERQDRQTSATEEVSSRWGYEQQITGPLLAIPYTVASSGAIAYVYLLPEQLKVNGELLPQKLRRGIFNVAVYDAKLQLSGTFSPTALFKSGIPPSALKWDQAAIILGINDLRGIGNQVNMTWNGKTYPFSPGVVNTDLFKSGIQSPVSLTPCDTGALAGSFVMELSVKGSSRISFSPIGKTTTVNISSAWPDPSFDGAFPPKDRRVDAKGFSASWVVQDLNRQFPQSWTGNKYNIHSDDFGIKLFMPAESYQQSSRAVKYAILVIGLTFIIFYFIELSQRRAIHPLQYALIGLALCIFYTLLISISEQLNFTLAYLISSGLTIGLIALYTASAYKSSRIAAGIGATLLVLYGFIYVIISAEDQALLMGSIGLFLVLAAIMYFSRNIRWDKLSQKSSTSA; encoded by the coding sequence ATGGAAATTCCCACTAATAACGACACCCCGTCTTTTTTTGCCCGTTATGCTTACGCCCTGAAAGCACTGTTCATTGTGATCATGGTCCTCGTACTGCTGATACCTGCCGGCATGATCCAGAACCTGATCTTCGAACGGCAGGACCGGCAAACATCGGCCACTGAAGAAGTCAGCAGCCGCTGGGGATACGAACAACAAATTACCGGCCCTTTACTGGCCATTCCCTATACGGTGGCATCTTCTGGCGCCATAGCCTATGTATACCTGTTGCCGGAACAATTAAAAGTCAATGGTGAATTGTTACCCCAAAAACTCAGAAGAGGCATCTTCAACGTAGCAGTTTATGATGCCAAACTACAGCTGAGCGGTACCTTCAGCCCCACTGCCCTCTTCAAATCAGGCATTCCGCCATCTGCCCTGAAATGGGACCAGGCAGCCATCATCCTGGGTATCAACGACCTGCGTGGCATAGGCAACCAGGTAAACATGACATGGAACGGTAAAACCTATCCATTCAGCCCCGGCGTGGTCAACACAGACCTGTTCAAAAGCGGCATTCAATCCCCGGTATCGCTGACTCCCTGCGATACCGGCGCCCTCGCCGGCTCCTTTGTGATGGAACTGAGTGTAAAAGGCTCCAGCAGGATCAGCTTCTCCCCCATTGGTAAAACCACTACCGTCAACATCAGCTCCGCCTGGCCCGACCCCAGCTTCGACGGCGCTTTCCCGCCCAAAGACCGCCGGGTAGACGCCAAAGGTTTCAGTGCCTCCTGGGTGGTACAGGACCTGAACCGCCAGTTCCCCCAAAGCTGGACAGGCAACAAGTACAATATCCACAGCGATGATTTTGGTATCAAACTCTTCATGCCGGCAGAAAGTTATCAACAGTCCAGCCGTGCTGTTAAATATGCCATCCTGGTGATCGGCCTTACCTTCATCATTTTTTATTTCATTGAGCTCTCTCAACGCCGCGCCATTCATCCATTACAGTATGCCCTCATCGGCCTGGCCCTTTGTATTTTCTATACTTTGCTGATATCCATTTCAGAACAGCTTAACTTTACACTCGCCTATCTGATTTCCAGTGGGCTCACCATCGGCCTGATAGCCCTGTATACAGCCAGCGCCTATAAAAGCAGCCGTATTGCTGCAGGCATCGGAGCTACCTTGCTGGTCCTGTACGGCTTCATTTATGTGATCATCAGCGCTGAAGACCAGGCTCTCCTGATGGGTAGTATCGGTCTCTTCCTCGTGCTGGCTGCCATCATGTACTTCAGCAGGAATATCCGGTGGGATAAACTGTCTCAAAAATCATCAACATCGGCGTAG
- a CDS encoding diacylglycerol kinase family protein, whose translation MKDSYFSRRIASFGYAFNGIAAFLRSEPHARIHAVATIVVTAAGCWYKLTRMEWILLIITIAMVWVTEMLNTVIEKIMDHLSPDYHLKVKWIKDVAAGAVLVAAIAAAFIGTLIFIPHIL comes from the coding sequence ATGAAAGATTCTTATTTCAGCAGACGGATAGCCAGTTTCGGATATGCATTCAACGGGATAGCCGCCTTCCTGCGCAGCGAACCCCACGCCCGCATACATGCGGTGGCCACCATCGTAGTAACAGCGGCCGGCTGCTGGTATAAGTTGACAAGGATGGAATGGATCTTGCTGATCATCACCATCGCGATGGTATGGGTCACAGAAATGCTGAATACCGTCATCGAAAAAATAATGGACCACCTGTCGCCCGACTACCACCTCAAAGTGAAGTGGATCAAGGATGTGGCGGCAGGTGCCGTGCTGGTGGCCGCTATCGCAGCTGCCTTCATCGGAACCCTGATATTTATTCCGCATATTCTGTAA
- a CDS encoding DUF1361 domain-containing protein encodes MRLKSAIRLMQQRIARNQQVYTLYFSILFSLSLLCFRIYHSGSYLRISLIWNLFLAYIPFAITRWMEKHPAEVSNRYAWYGYFVVWLLFIPNSPYILTDLFHLFDGGVPLWFDLFVIFSFAWNGMMLGYISIRSMEQLWQARHTRWPAWLFTFPVMFLCGMGVYIGRYLRYNSWDVVKDPLTLLGDIRDIILHPVENRTAWAFTICMGVFLSLMYPLVKKQSGESA; translated from the coding sequence ATGCGTTTGAAAAGTGCCATCCGTTTGATGCAACAGCGAATTGCCCGTAACCAGCAGGTATACACCCTGTATTTTTCTATCCTCTTCAGCTTGTCATTACTCTGTTTTCGTATATACCATTCCGGTAGTTACCTGCGTATCTCGCTGATATGGAATCTGTTTCTGGCTTATATTCCTTTTGCCATCACCCGGTGGATGGAAAAACATCCGGCAGAAGTCAGCAACCGCTATGCCTGGTACGGATATTTTGTAGTATGGCTGTTGTTCATCCCCAATTCACCTTATATTCTGACAGACCTCTTTCATCTCTTCGATGGTGGCGTGCCGCTCTGGTTCGACCTCTTCGTTATCTTTTCCTTTGCCTGGAACGGCATGATGCTGGGTTATATCTCTATCCGCAGTATGGAGCAATTGTGGCAGGCAAGGCATACCCGCTGGCCGGCATGGCTGTTTACTTTCCCGGTGATGTTCCTTTGTGGTATGGGCGTATATATTGGCCGCTACCTGCGTTACAACAGCTGGGACGTGGTAAAGGACCCGCTGACCCTCCTGGGCGACATCCGCGATATCATATTGCATCCAGTGGAAAACCGCACCGCCTGGGCCTTCACTATCTGTATGGGTGTTTTCCTCAGCCTGATGTATCCCCTCGTAAAAAAACAAAGTGGTGAATCCGCTTAA